In Xanthomonas campestris pv. phormiicola, the DNA window CCGCGCACGGCCAGCGCGCTGTTGGCGTAGTACGGCTTCCACCACAGGCTCGGGTCCGGGAACAGGCAGGCATCGGATTCGTTCCAGCCGTGGATCAGGCCGTACCCGGGCGCCTTCGCCGGCAGCTGCAGGCTGGCGTCGTGCAGTTCCAGCAGGATCTGGACTGTCGCCTCGATCTTGCCACGGTGCTTGCGCAGCAATGCCGCATCGCCGGTATAGCGCAGGTAGCGCGCCAGCAGCGACAGGGTCAGGCCGAACTGGCCGGTCTCCGCGCCGCGCATGTTGACCATGCCGTCGTCCTGCACGAAGTCGCTGAAGTAGCCGTCCAGCACCGCGCCGGCCTGGGCGAAGCGGCCCCACTCCAGGTTCGCGTACAGCGAGCTGGTGAAGGTGTCCTGGAAACCGTCGTATTCGTTGCCGTAGTAGTCGCGGTCGACCGCGCCGTATTTCGGATAGGTGCCGCCGGGGCGCACCACCAGTTCGCGGGCGAAGGCGAAGCGCGCCATGTCGCTCCAGCTGGCATCGGGCAGCTGTGCCTGCACGGTGTCGGCGAGCAGGCCCTGCCAGTAGCCGGCGAAGGCCAGCAGGCCGCGGTAGAAGTCCTCGGCGCTGCGCGGGCCGCGCCGCGGCGGGTAGTCGGGATAGCTGTAGCCGTACACCACCTTGGTCACCTGGCCATGCTCGACCAGCGCGCTGCGGTGCCAGGTCTGCACGATGAAGCGATCGGTGGCGAGCACGTCGGCGAACAGCAGCACGTCGTAGTAGCGGCCCTCGCCGGCCGGCACCACCTTGCGCACCGCCGGCATCCAGCCGCCGATCAGGCCTTCGTGGCGGCGTGCGACCAGCTCGGCCTTGCCCAGTTCGGGGAAGGCGTGCAGCGCGCGATAGGCGCGGGTACGGCCGTCCGGATACACCGGCATGGTGTCGGCGCACTCGCGGGTGCCGACGAAGGTGGTCCACGGCAGGCGCCCGTTGTAGTCCTTGGGATCCAGTTGCGAGGCCGGCGGCGGCGCCGCGTCGCGCACTTCCTCCGCGCGCGGATCGCCGTCGCGCAGCAGACGGTCGGCGAGCAGGTCGGCTTCGGCCAGCGCCACGTCGGCAAGCTTCATGCCGAAGTACGGCGCCTGCGCACTCGGGTAGACCGCTTCGGTGCGCTTGCCCAGCACCAGCGCGCCGCCGGGGCCGAGCAGGGTCAGGTCGCCGTCGGCGCTGCGCAGGTCTTCGTACACCTGCCACTGCGCGCCGGCCTCGACGAAGCGGCATTGCAGGGTGTGGCCGGCGAGCGCATCGGCGGCCAGCGGCTGCAGCCGCGGCGATGCCGGCGCGGGCGACGCGGCCGGCGTGGCGTTGGCGGGCGCGGCGATGCCCCCGGCCAGGGCTTCGACACCGGCCACTGCGCCGACCGCCAAGCCCTGACGCAGGAAATCTCTCCGATCCATATAGCGTCCCCCGATGAGCAATAGCGCATCATCGTGCGCCGCAGGGGCCGTCACGTCTTGTGTGCTGTGTCGAGGATCGGTGCGGAAAACTGCATAGCGTTGGCGCTGCGGGGGCAGTTGCACGAGGCTTCGCCCGTACCCTCATCCGCCCCTGCGGGGCACCTTCTCCCGATGGGAGAAGGGAACAGCGCTGGCCCCTCTCCCGTCGGGAGAGGGGTTGGGGTGAGGGTCCGGCGCGAAGCGTCTCGCGGAGTTGGGTGCACGAGGCTGCGCACGTACCCTCACCCGCCCCTTCGGGGCACCTTCCCCCAAGAAGGGGGCCATGGTCCCGGTGGGAGGAGGAAGCGCGTCCTGGCCTCAGGCCAGGACGTCTAGCAGGCTGCCGATGGTGTCGTCGGCCGCGCGCAGCACCCGCGCGTTGGCCTGGAAATCGTTGCGTGCGGACAGCCCGCCGACCATGTCGTCGACCAGGTCGCTGCCCTCGCCGCCCGCCGCCTGCACCTGGACGCTCACGCCGCCGCCGGGTGCTTCCTGGTTGGCCGTGACCTGGCGCTGGAAGCCCTCGGTGGCGGCGTTGGCGACATTGTTCGCGCGCGCCTGCAGCCCGGAGGCGGCGGCGCGCATGCCGGACAGGGCGATCGAGGACACCGAAGCGATGGAACTCATGCGCGTTTGCTCGTCGGGCGGCCGGGTTGCGGCCACAAGGTCAGTAGGTTCCCACGGTCACCCGCAGCACGTAGGGATCGGCACGCCGGAAGTTGAGCCCGTAGTCGGTCTCGTCGCCGTTCAACAGGCGCACGAACCGCCACTGCCCATCGACGTAGCGGCCCTGCTCCACGCGCAGCAGTTGCCCGTATTTGCCATCGGCACGGTCGCGCACAAATTCAACCCGGGAATTGAAACCTGTGACCAGGAACACGTTCGGCTGCAATTCCAGCACCAGCGCGCGGCCGTCGTGCTGCGGGGTGCCGGGCAGGATCGCCGGCGCCTCGCCCCAGCCCGGCGCGCCGAACGACACCTGCGCCTGCCACGGCCCGAAGCGCAGGCTCTGCTTCGGTACCCCGGCCTTCTCCACCGCCGCCTGCAAGGTGCCGGCGAACGCGCCGGCGGCCAGTGCGCGCTGCAGCGGCGCGAGCAGGCCGAAGCCGGCCGCATGCGCGGCGAGCGCGGCCTGGTTGTCCGGCGTGTCCTCGTTGCCGTCGATGCCGAACACCGAAAAACCGATGCCGCCGCGGCCGAGCACGTGGAAGTGGTACGGCGCGGTGGCCGCCTCGAAGCCGGTCTCCGACACCCAGGCCGGATTGTCGGCGCGCGCGTACTGGCCGACCACCTTGGTGTACTCGTCGTAGTCGCTGGTGTAGATGTCGGTGCCGATGAAGTCGATCGCCGGCGTGGCCAGGCGCCACAGGTCGAACACGTTCCAGGTGGCGCCGCCGGCCGGGTATTCCTCGCCCGCTTTGGTGCGGCCCTTGTAGCGCAGCCAGGTGTTCACGTACAGCGGCAGCGGATACGCGGCCTTGCCGGCGGCGGCGACCTGCTGGATGTAGCTGGCGTTGCTCCAGGCGCTGAACATTTCCTCGGCATCGCGGCCGAACACCTGGCTCCAGCTGCCGGCCGGCTTGCCCAGGCGCTGCAGCACGTCCGCCGGCACCGCGGCATCGAACGCACGCTCGCCGGCGGCGCCATGGTCGCGCACGGTGCCGATCGCGCCGGGTTCGTTCTGCACCTGCACCGCGATCACCGTGTAGCGGCCGGCGTCGATCCTGCGCAGGTGCTGCATCAGCGCGGCGAAGGCGCGCGCATCGGCCTGCAGGTTGGCCGCGGAATGCGGCGACAGCACATCGACCGGTTCGCCCTTGGCGTCGCGCATGCGCGGATAGGTGGCCGGATCGCGCTTGATCCATTCCGGCACGTAGTGCATCTGCCCGTTCTTCCAGGTGCCGAACCACAGCACGATCAGGCGCAGCCCGCGCGCGCGGCTCTGCTCGACCAGCGCATCGACGTTGCGGTAGTCGTAGCGGCCCGGCTCCGGTTCGAACTGCTCCCAGTACACCGGCGCCTCGACCGTGTTCGCATGCAGCGCCTGCACCGCGTCCAGCGCCTGCGGCAACACCTGCGGCCAGGCGCTGGAGTTGTGCAGCTGCGCGGCCATGATGCTGTACGGCGCGCCGTCGACGAACAGCGCGTGGTGGCCGTCGCGGCTGACGTAGCGCGGCATCTCTTCGGCAGTGGCCAGTGCGGGCGCCAGCGTCAGGAACGCGGCGAGGATCAGGGGGCTGTGGGGTCGGGACCCGGGACGCGGGACGCGGGAGTCGGAAAAGCCAAGAGCGCGGCGCTTCGACACGATCGGCTGTGGCTGTTGCCGGTGCTGTTCCGGGTCCCGGGTCCCGGGTCCCGAGTCCCGCCGCAAACATCGCCACATCCTCATCTCCCCTCTAGTTCGCATTCCAGCGCGGCGTCGGCGCGCCCAGCAGATGCCGCACGAAGAAGTCGTACTGGCGCCGCTGCACGTAGTCGATCGGACCAGTGGAGCGGCCGACCGAATGCTCGCCGCCGGGCACGTTGAGCAGGTCGAACTCCTTGCCGGCCTTGATCAGCGCATCCACCACCTGCGCGGTCGAGG includes these proteins:
- a CDS encoding Tat pathway signal protein translates to MDRRDFLRQGLAVGAVAGVEALAGGIAAPANATPAASPAPASPRLQPLAADALAGHTLQCRFVEAGAQWQVYEDLRSADGDLTLLGPGGALVLGKRTEAVYPSAQAPYFGMKLADVALAEADLLADRLLRDGDPRAEEVRDAAPPPASQLDPKDYNGRLPWTTFVGTRECADTMPVYPDGRTRAYRALHAFPELGKAELVARRHEGLIGGWMPAVRKVVPAGEGRYYDVLLFADVLATDRFIVQTWHRSALVEHGQVTKVVYGYSYPDYPPRRGPRSAEDFYRGLLAFAGYWQGLLADTVQAQLPDASWSDMARFAFARELVVRPGGTYPKYGAVDRDYYGNEYDGFQDTFTSSLYANLEWGRFAQAGAVLDGYFSDFVQDDGMVNMRGAETGQFGLTLSLLARYLRYTGDAALLRKHRGKIEATVQILLELHDASLQLPAKAPGYGLIHGWNESDACLFPDPSLWWKPYYANSALAVRGWQDIAAVWATIAGPGAQATAAQWRRRAQQLTAQLHKTLRANIRRDLKPAYIGPLPGVKLTFRQSLQQESPSEQGWPHRAYAELLQADVLPDDLAHLVIDCVRGHGGTSLGVVGNIAPPTPDGRDLLGFISYGYAQQLLRLDRIEEYLLFLYAHRYHVHTRGSWTAGEVSGITGGMPLFCIPAQMTIPLLLRWMLVFEDSAGEELFLARALPRAWLGSGEAIAIAAAPTRWGAVSLSLRGDPARKRIDGTLRLPEQAPARTWLTLRVPAGTQLREVLIDGRAVALSGPRKERVLVPAGGARQMTISAAYG
- a CDS encoding flagellar basal body protein gives rise to the protein MSSIASVSSIALSGMRAAASGLQARANNVANAATEGFQRQVTANQEAPGGGVSVQVQAAGGEGSDLVDDMVGGLSARNDFQANARVLRAADDTIGSLLDVLA
- a CDS encoding DUF5597 domain-containing protein; this translates as MPRYVSRDGHHALFVDGAPYSIMAAQLHNSSAWPQVLPQALDAVQALHANTVEAPVYWEQFEPEPGRYDYRNVDALVEQSRARGLRLIVLWFGTWKNGQMHYVPEWIKRDPATYPRMRDAKGEPVDVLSPHSAANLQADARAFAALMQHLRRIDAGRYTVIAVQVQNEPGAIGTVRDHGAAGERAFDAAVPADVLQRLGKPAGSWSQVFGRDAEEMFSAWSNASYIQQVAAAGKAAYPLPLYVNTWLRYKGRTKAGEEYPAGGATWNVFDLWRLATPAIDFIGTDIYTSDYDEYTKVVGQYARADNPAWVSETGFEAATAPYHFHVLGRGGIGFSVFGIDGNEDTPDNQAALAAHAAGFGLLAPLQRALAAGAFAGTLQAAVEKAGVPKQSLRFGPWQAQVSFGAPGWGEAPAILPGTPQHDGRALVLELQPNVFLVTGFNSRVEFVRDRADGKYGQLLRVEQGRYVDGQWRFVRLLNGDETDYGLNFRRADPYVLRVTVGTY